From the genome of Verrucomicrobiota bacterium:
GGTTCGCCCGCCAAGGTTGGGAAAAAGAGCCCACCCCCAACCCGGCTGACTACGCGCCCGGGGACCTCGTCACTTGGGATTTGAACGGTCAAGGCCTCCTTCACATCGGCATCCTCTCCGATCGGCGCTCCCCCGCTGGCCACCTCCTCGTCTTGCACAACATCGGTCGCGGCACCGCAGAGGAAGATCTCCTGTTCCACTACACCATCCTCCAGCACTTCCGCCCGCCGCAACTTGTGGCCAAGCCTCCGGTTCCATCCGGCCAAACCCCCACCCCGCCATGAGAACCCTCCTGATCCTTTCCCTCCCCCTGGCCGCCTTCGGACAATCTCTGCCCGACCCGGCCGTCTCGATCGAAACCCAAGGAGCCTTTCGGATTGTGAAGGCCAATGGCATTCCCAACCACCCCACCGGAACCTTCCCCAATCGAGGCAACCCCCACCGCATCCAGGCCCAAAACCACCTCTACCGTCTGCCCCTGCATCCAAGCCAAGCCGCGCAACTGACCCCCCTCGAACGGCAACCGTTCGGCGTCGCCTTGAATGGCATCCCCTTCGATCCCAACACCGCCGAATTCTGGAACGACGACCGGCGCAGCGGCTGGCGCTACGCCGCCATGACGGGACATCTCCGACTCGGGACCGATCAAAACCACGCCCACGTGCAATCCACCGGAGCCTACCACTATCATGGAATCCCCACTGGCTTACTCCGACAATTACCGGGCTCGGATGAGGAAACCCTCCTCCTGGTGGGCTACGCAGCCGATGGATTTCCCATCTATGTCGAAACCTCTGGAGAGGGCCCGCGGCCAAGCTACCAGCTAAAAGAAGGCCTTCGACCCGATGGCCCGGGAGGTGCCTTCGATGGCAGGTTTCTGGCCGACTTTGAATACGTGGACGGCCTTGGCGACCTCGATGAAGCCAACGGCACCTTCGGCAGCACGCCCGAATACCCCGAGGGCATCTATCACTATTACCTGACCGACACCTTCCCTTTTGTGCCCCGGTATTTCAAGGGCACCCCGGATCCCAGCCTCCGCCACCGAGGACGGGGACCAAGTGGTCAACGTCAGCTGCGAAACGCCTCCGAAGAGCGCTCCGGCCCGCCCCGTTCTGCCCTCGGTCCAGACCAGCGAGGCCCGCGTCTTCCGGGCGCGCCGCCGCGCCGCTAAAGAGAACAGGGGTCGGAGCGACTTTCTCTGCCCTTCGATTCACATCGGATTTGCATTGGGTTTGCAATGCTCGTGCAGGCAGGCAAACTCAGCCGCCATGTCTCGCATCCTAGTTATCGGCGCAGGGGGAGTGAGTCGGGTCGCCGTCCACAAATGCGCCCAGCTTCCGGAAGTCTTCTCGGAGATCCATCTCGCCAGTCGCACCCCGGCCAAATGCCAGGCTATCGCGAGCGAAA
Proteins encoded in this window:
- a CDS encoding YHYH protein, whose translation is MRTLLILSLPLAAFGQSLPDPAVSIETQGAFRIVKANGIPNHPTGTFPNRGNPHRIQAQNHLYRLPLHPSQAAQLTPLERQPFGVALNGIPFDPNTAEFWNDDRRSGWRYAAMTGHLRLGTDQNHAHVQSTGAYHYHGIPTGLLRQLPGSDEETLLLVGYAADGFPIYVETSGEGPRPSYQLKEGLRPDGPGGAFDGRFLADFEYVDGLGDLDEANGTFGSTPEYPEGIYHYYLTDTFPFVPRYFKGTPDPSLRHRGRGPSGQRQLRNASEERSGPPRSALGPDQRGPRLPGAPPRR